In the Borrelia turicatae 91E135 genome, one interval contains:
- a CDS encoding 5'-methylthioadenosine/adenosylhomocysteine nucleosidase, translating to MILITSAMDEESIEINKIIENKEEIILDDYSGEKKIYKGEIAGHKVISLTTGIGKVNAAMWNSYIISKYKITHIINSGTAGGLKESEDLKITDIIVSSETAFHDFNLTKFGHKIGQVPGFPQKFKADENLLNKVVNIIEDKLKNISVHIGLILTGDQFIGDKKQLEEIKNNFADALAVEMESAAIAQVAHTFKIPFIITRSVSDLPNIKDNHIDFNKFLQDASMNSAKIVKELIKLI from the coding sequence ATGATTTTAATAACATCTGCAATGGATGAAGAATCGATAGAAATAAATAAAATTATCGAGAACAAAGAAGAAATTATATTAGACGATTATTCAGGTGAGAAGAAAATTTATAAGGGAGAAATTGCGGGTCACAAGGTAATCTCTTTAACTACTGGCATTGGAAAAGTAAATGCCGCCATGTGGAATAGTTACATTATATCAAAATATAAAATCACTCACATAATCAACTCAGGAACTGCTGGTGGGCTTAAAGAATCTGAAGATCTTAAAATAACAGACATCATAGTATCATCAGAAACGGCATTTCATGACTTTAATTTAACTAAATTTGGACATAAAATAGGACAAGTACCAGGCTTTCCACAAAAATTTAAAGCAGATGAAAATTTATTAAACAAAGTTGTTAATATTATTGAAGACAAACTTAAAAATATTAGTGTTCATATTGGTCTAATACTTACAGGTGATCAATTTATTGGAGATAAAAAACAATTAGAAGAAATTAAAAATAACTTTGCAGATGCTTTAGCTGTAGAGATGGAAAGCGCTGCAATTGCCCAAGTAGCACACACATTCAAAATACCTTTCATTATTACTCGCTCTGTATCTGATTTACCAAATATCAAAGATAATCACATAGACTTCAATAAGTTCCTACAAGATGCATCAATGAATTCAGCTAAGATAGTAAAGGAATTAATTAAACTCATATAA
- the metK gene encoding methionine adenosyltransferase, translating to MLNNNLTSTSEAVSEGHPDKIADQISDAILDEILKRDKMAKVACETLVSQNLIIIAGEISSKAKKEINIKEIAKQTIKNIGYTNIEYGLDYKSATIIDAIGSQSIDITNAVEKKDTNDIGAGDQGIIFGYACNETKNFLPIAYELSNLILQKASKLRKSGQIKWLRPDAKSQVTIEYDSNKNPIRVNNIVVSHQHDPGIPQDFLRQTIIEKIIKPILQSKSMLDENIKYYINPSGNFVIGGPTGDTGLTGRKIIADSYGGFARHGGGAYSGKDATKVDRSAAYMARYIAKNMVAAGISKEFEMQLAYAIGIPNPISIKITTGINNNEYEKKILSFIINNFDLTPNGIIKKLKLREPIYSKTCTYGHFGKNELEWEKLDFVDTIKKEFKI from the coding sequence ATGCTCAATAATAATTTAACATCAACATCTGAAGCCGTATCTGAAGGACATCCCGATAAAATTGCGGATCAAATCTCTGACGCTATACTTGATGAAATACTCAAAAGAGATAAAATGGCAAAAGTCGCATGTGAAACTTTAGTTTCACAAAATTTAATAATCATAGCAGGAGAGATAAGCAGCAAAGCAAAAAAAGAAATAAATATAAAAGAAATTGCAAAACAAACAATAAAAAATATTGGATACACAAATATAGAATATGGACTTGACTACAAATCTGCCACAATAATTGATGCTATTGGCTCTCAGTCAATTGACATTACAAATGCGGTTGAGAAAAAAGATACAAACGATATAGGAGCAGGTGATCAAGGAATAATCTTTGGTTATGCATGCAACGAAACTAAAAATTTCTTGCCCATAGCATACGAATTATCTAACTTAATCCTGCAAAAAGCTAGTAAACTTAGAAAATCAGGTCAAATTAAATGGCTACGCCCCGATGCAAAATCCCAAGTTACCATTGAATATGATTCTAATAAAAATCCTATTAGAGTCAATAATATTGTTGTATCTCATCAACATGATCCTGGTATTCCCCAAGATTTTCTAAGACAAACAATCATTGAAAAAATTATCAAACCTATCCTTCAAAGTAAATCAATGCTTGATGAAAACATCAAATATTATATTAACCCCTCAGGCAACTTCGTCATCGGTGGCCCTACTGGAGATACGGGCCTTACAGGGAGAAAGATTATCGCTGACAGTTATGGTGGATTTGCAAGACATGGTGGTGGTGCTTATAGCGGCAAAGATGCTACTAAAGTTGACAGATCAGCAGCTTACATGGCAAGATACATTGCTAAGAATATGGTGGCAGCAGGAATTTCTAAAGAATTTGAAATGCAACTTGCTTATGCTATTGGAATCCCAAATCCAATATCCATTAAAATAACTACAGGCATAAATAACAACGAATATGAAAAAAAAATATTAAGTTTCATCATCAATAACTTTGACCTAACTCCCAACGGCATAATTAAAAAATTAAAATTAAGAGAGCCCATTTACTCTAAGACATGCACATACGGACATTTTGGAAAAAATGAACTAGAATGGGAAAAACTAGATTTCGTAGACACAATAAAAAAGGAGTTCAAAATATGA
- a CDS encoding S-ribosylhomocysteine lyase → MNKIPSFTIDHTKLKPGIYVSRKDIFDNLTFTTVDIRMKAPNREPVINNAEMHTIEHIGATLLRNNKVWGDKVLYFGPMGCRTGFYLILLGNYESKDLIDLISWLFHEIANFQGNIIGATEKECGNYQDHNLNMAKYESNRYLAILANIKEENLTYP, encoded by the coding sequence ATGAATAAAATACCAAGCTTTACAATTGATCACACAAAACTAAAACCTGGCATATATGTTTCAAGAAAAGATATATTTGATAATTTAACATTCACTACTGTAGATATTAGGATGAAAGCTCCTAATAGAGAACCTGTAATTAACAATGCAGAAATGCATACAATCGAACACATAGGAGCAACATTGCTTAGAAACAATAAAGTCTGGGGCGACAAAGTATTATACTTTGGACCAATGGGTTGCCGGACTGGATTTTACCTAATCCTTTTGGGTAATTATGAGAGCAAAGATCTAATTGATTTAATATCTTGGCTCTTTCATGAAATTGCAAATTTTCAAGGAAATATTATAGGCGCAACTGAAAAGGAATGTGGAAATTACCAAGATCATAATCTAAACATGGCAAAATATGAATCTAATCGATATTTAGCAATACTAGCTAACATAAAAGAAGAAAACTTAACATATCCTTAA
- a CDS encoding HIT family protein: MSGCIFCKIVKNEMSCYKVYENELVLAFLDINPLNVGHTLVIPKQHSNDALGMSDELNGQILKVCKKVALSLKKLGSNICNGINIYSAIGSDAGQVIFHTHFHVVPRFKGDNFGFTRGSNIELSGDEFLDLSKHISQNI, from the coding sequence TTGAGTGGTTGTATTTTTTGTAAGATAGTAAAAAATGAAATGTCCTGTTATAAGGTTTATGAGAATGAGTTGGTGCTTGCTTTTCTCGATATTAATCCTTTAAATGTTGGACATACTCTTGTTATTCCAAAACAGCATAGCAATGATGCTTTGGGTATGAGCGACGAACTTAATGGACAAATATTGAAGGTTTGTAAGAAAGTAGCTCTCTCTTTAAAAAAGTTAGGTTCAAATATTTGTAACGGAATTAATATTTATAGTGCAATTGGCTCTGACGCGGGACAAGTTATTTTTCATACCCATTTTCATGTGGTTCCAAGATTTAAGGGAGATAATTTTGGTTTTACGAGAGGCAGTAATATTGAACTTTCAGGAGATGAGTTTTTAGACTTATCTAAGCATATAAGCCAGAATATTTGA
- the mgtE gene encoding magnesium transporter produces the protein MIDVVFLRTLLEEKKYSDIKEELLKYDAFDISEALKKLNGSDLILLYRFLPKKVAVEAFSNFDQGTKNKLANSFTNREIREMIDELNLDDVIDLLEEVPANVVQRFLASSTEENREIINKFLSYSDDSAGSIVTIEYIELKDYFCVGEALDYIRRVAKTKEDIYTYYITDEEKRLKGVIKIEDLMLSGDDVIISAIMRTSGFYIVKVGDEKEDVALLFQNHDISSVPVVDNEGRMIGVIIIDDILEVIQNLNTEDFQIMAAVTPLGKSYLDTSIFDMTKNRIIWLLILMISSTLTATIITNYQHLVLSLVILTSFIPLLMDTSGNAGSQASALIIRELALGTLKVKDFFKVLLKEVCVSILVGSILAGINFLRIVFFVIPEHNEKFKIAFVVSACLMIGLMVAKILGGLLPILAKFIRIDPALMAGPLITTIADVVTLIAYFNIARLVLTNYF, from the coding sequence ATGATAGATGTTGTATTTTTAAGAACCTTGCTTGAAGAGAAGAAATATTCTGACATAAAGGAAGAGCTTTTAAAATACGATGCTTTTGATATTAGTGAAGCTTTAAAAAAACTTAATGGTTCTGATTTGATTTTACTTTATAGATTCCTCCCCAAAAAGGTTGCTGTTGAAGCTTTTTCTAATTTTGATCAAGGCACAAAAAATAAATTGGCTAATTCCTTTACAAACAGAGAAATAAGAGAGATGATAGATGAATTAAATCTTGATGATGTTATTGATCTCTTAGAAGAAGTTCCAGCAAATGTTGTGCAAAGATTTTTAGCAAGTTCTACTGAGGAGAATAGGGAAATTATTAATAAATTCTTGTCTTACAGTGATGACTCTGCTGGTTCAATTGTGACGATAGAATATATTGAGCTTAAAGATTATTTTTGTGTTGGAGAAGCTCTTGATTATATTAGAAGGGTTGCAAAAACGAAGGAAGACATTTATACCTATTATATTACAGATGAAGAAAAACGGTTAAAAGGTGTCATCAAAATTGAAGATTTGATGTTATCTGGTGATGATGTTATTATTTCTGCAATAATGAGGACTAGCGGATTTTATATTGTTAAAGTTGGTGATGAAAAGGAAGATGTTGCTCTTCTTTTTCAGAATCATGATATCTCAAGTGTTCCTGTTGTTGATAATGAAGGGCGAATGATAGGAGTTATTATTATTGATGATATTCTTGAAGTTATTCAGAATTTAAATACTGAAGATTTCCAGATAATGGCTGCAGTTACTCCTTTAGGTAAATCTTATCTTGATACTTCTATTTTTGATATGACAAAAAATAGAATAATCTGGCTTTTGATTCTTATGATATCTTCTACCTTAACTGCCACTATAATCACTAATTATCAGCATTTGGTTTTATCTTTGGTTATTTTAACCAGCTTTATTCCACTTTTAATGGATACTTCGGGTAATGCTGGTTCTCAGGCATCTGCATTGATTATTCGTGAACTTGCTCTTGGAACTCTTAAGGTAAAGGATTTTTTCAAGGTGTTACTTAAGGAAGTATGTGTTAGTATTCTAGTTGGTTCAATTCTTGCCGGTATTAATTTTTTAAGAATTGTATTTTTTGTAATTCCTGAGCATAATGAAAAATTCAAAATAGCTTTTGTTGTTTCTGCATGTTTAATGATAGGGTTGATGGTAGCAAAAATATTGGGCGGTCTTTTACCCATTTTAGCCAAGTTTATAAGAATAGATCCAGCTTTAATGGCTGGACCTTTAATTACTACTATTGCTGATGTTGTTACCTTAATTGCTTATTTTAATATAGCAAGATTAGTATTAACCAATTATTTTTAA
- a CDS encoding MGH1-like glycoside hydrolase domain-containing protein, translating into MNKSVFPKIYYYDQDFIDIYNKSLSWIRDKIVFPQALERGRKDKNYYSENLEFIDQLQACLSSFFLVYSNGEYSPTSTIDKFYELQEASGAIRARYDRNNNIVHIEGNDDGIGLPIFAWVEYNLYHKTGNKKRICDVLPVLDKYYKWIEKKFLKANGLYSIDMNKIFYKNSPRNDAYYPIDFNSLQVHSAYCIAKLADILNDKNLSLEYKKRFFSLKAKINSLMWDEKDGFYYDLDINENIVRCKTIVGFLPLLSEIPSEDRIERMIFYLKSHEHFGTPNPFPTLSANDPSFNLDGNGYYGSVYTYMNFFVIKGLEYCRRSNIAREFTIRHLYYILDTLLPDGKVKGHVWEAYKPMKEGPAYLDVEKKILPEKDVICYLALFSISLMIENIIGLTISLPDKTVYWNIPALEVMGIESLSLKKNQTTIICNKGKRGWEIKMESEKLYYFTINILNKKEKTLPIPSGRCSMLLDKL; encoded by the coding sequence TTGAATAAGAGTGTGTTTCCCAAAATTTATTATTACGATCAGGATTTTATTGATATTTATAATAAGAGTCTTTCTTGGATTCGAGACAAAATTGTTTTTCCTCAAGCTTTGGAAAGGGGTAGAAAGGATAAAAACTATTATTCTGAAAACCTTGAGTTTATAGATCAACTTCAAGCTTGTCTTTCAAGCTTTTTTCTTGTTTATAGTAATGGGGAATATTCTCCCACATCTACTATTGATAAATTTTATGAACTTCAAGAGGCATCTGGTGCAATTAGAGCTCGTTATGACCGCAATAATAATATTGTTCATATAGAAGGAAATGATGATGGTATTGGCTTGCCCATTTTTGCTTGGGTTGAATACAATTTATATCATAAAACAGGCAATAAGAAACGTATCTGTGATGTTTTACCAGTTCTTGATAAGTATTATAAGTGGATAGAGAAAAAGTTTTTAAAAGCAAATGGTCTTTATTCAATTGATATGAATAAGATTTTTTATAAAAATTCTCCCAGAAATGATGCTTATTACCCGATAGATTTTAATTCACTTCAGGTACACAGTGCATATTGTATTGCAAAATTGGCAGACATATTAAATGATAAAAATTTATCCCTTGAGTATAAAAAAAGATTTTTTTCTCTTAAGGCTAAAATTAACTCATTGATGTGGGATGAAAAAGATGGTTTTTATTATGATCTTGATATTAACGAAAATATTGTTAGGTGTAAGACAATAGTAGGATTTTTACCACTGCTTTCCGAAATTCCAAGTGAAGATAGAATAGAGAGAATGATTTTTTATTTAAAGAGTCATGAACACTTTGGAACTCCAAATCCTTTTCCTACTCTTTCAGCTAATGATCCTAGCTTTAATTTAGATGGAAATGGATATTATGGTTCTGTTTATACTTATATGAATTTTTTTGTTATTAAAGGACTTGAATATTGTAGACGTTCAAATATTGCAAGAGAATTTACCATAAGACATCTGTATTATATATTAGATACTCTATTGCCTGATGGCAAAGTTAAGGGACATGTTTGGGAGGCTTATAAGCCAATGAAAGAGGGACCTGCATATTTAGATGTTGAGAAAAAGATTCTTCCAGAAAAAGATGTTATTTGTTATCTTGCACTTTTTAGTATTAGCCTGATGATAGAAAATATTATTGGACTTACAATTAGTCTGCCCGATAAAACAGTCTATTGGAATATTCCTGCTCTTGAAGTTATGGGAATAGAGAGTTTATCACTTAAAAAAAATCAAACCACAATTATATGTAATAAGGGCAAGAGGGGCTGGGAGATCAAGATGGAGTCTGAAAAACTTTATTACTTTACAATAAATATATTGAATAAAAAAGAAAAGACTCTGCCTATACCTTCAGGTAGATGTTCGATGCTTTTAGATAAGCTTTAA
- a CDS encoding BMP family ABC transporter substrate-binding protein, translating into MLCCSCFNSKVNGNLAKIAVLVDGVFDDKTFNKGAWDGAKKVEKEFGLEIVMKESNSNSYLADLESLKNNGSNFIWLIGYKLSDSAIIVALKNPEIKYVIIDPVYDSDLVIPENLSAITFRNEEGAFLVGYIAAKISKTGKIGFLGGVDNVIVNAFRYGYEAGAMYANRNINIDNKYIGSFVNINTGRNMANEMYVDKVDIIYHVAGLAGLGVIEAAHNFGDESYVIGVDQDQSHLAPDSVITSSIKDIGRILNIIISNYLKINAFEGGRILNYGLREGFLDFVKNPKMISFKLEKELDDISEKIINRKIVVPNNESTYNKFLKEFVN; encoded by the coding sequence ATGTTGTGTTGTTCATGTTTTAATTCTAAAGTTAATGGTAATCTTGCTAAGATTGCCGTTTTAGTTGATGGAGTCTTTGATGATAAGACTTTTAATAAGGGTGCTTGGGATGGTGCTAAGAAAGTAGAAAAAGAATTTGGATTGGAAATAGTTATGAAGGAATCTAATTCAAATTCTTATTTAGCCGATCTTGAGTCATTAAAGAATAATGGCTCAAATTTTATCTGGTTAATTGGATATAAGCTTAGTGATTCTGCTATTATTGTTGCTTTAAAAAATCCAGAGATTAAATATGTAATTATTGATCCTGTTTATGATAGTGATTTGGTCATCCCTGAAAATTTATCAGCCATAACTTTTAGAAATGAAGAAGGAGCATTTTTGGTAGGTTATATTGCAGCTAAGATATCTAAGACGGGTAAAATTGGATTTTTAGGTGGAGTTGATAATGTAATTGTTAATGCATTTAGGTATGGATATGAGGCTGGTGCTATGTATGCAAATAGAAATATCAATATTGATAATAAGTATATTGGCAGTTTTGTTAATATTAATACTGGAAGAAACATGGCAAATGAGATGTATGTAGATAAAGTAGACATTATTTATCATGTTGCGGGTTTAGCTGGACTTGGAGTTATTGAGGCTGCTCACAACTTTGGAGATGAGTCTTATGTTATTGGAGTTGATCAGGATCAATCACATCTTGCCCCTGATAGTGTAATTACATCTTCAATCAAAGATATTGGACGAATTTTGAATATTATAATTTCTAATTACTTAAAAATTAATGCTTTTGAAGGGGGCCGTATATTAAATTATGGGTTAAGGGAGGGCTTTTTAGATTTTGTTAAAAATCCTAAGATGATTTCTTTCAAGCTTGAAAAGGAATTAGATGATATTTCTGAAAAGATAATTAACAGGAAGATTGTTGTTCCAAATAATGAGAGTACTTATAATAAATTCCTGAAAGAATTTGTTAATTAG
- a CDS encoding BMP family ABC transporter substrate-binding protein, with translation MSNNLCFIILFILLFVSCFSSKESSSFVDRQIIMGIMFPGNFDDKGYFQNAFEGAVKITNEFEIKLLPKVLTPYPVEGKRLMTASEVLEEDVYTLQKDGANLIWFISAHFSDSALRLAHENTNTSYGIIDSFGYDDNILIPKNFLAINFKAEEGAFLAGYLAAKMSKSNRIGFMTGVNIKYVERFLVGFRAGAFYAEPKTRMIVKRVLDEFSEASGKSVAEHMYIEDGVDVIFPVMGPAALGVFSAAKKLGAGHYVIGINKDQSSLAPGHVITSVLKDVGKTIYNFSLDAIKKHKFNGGRIIEEGVKEGVIDIVKDPNIIGNNLFDTMTKIQTEIVNGQLIIPSTEHEFDLFKARL, from the coding sequence GTGTCAAATAATTTATGTTTTATAATTTTATTTATTTTATTGTTTGTATCTTGTTTTTCTTCAAAAGAGTCTTCTTCTTTTGTTGACAGACAAATTATTATGGGAATCATGTTTCCAGGTAATTTTGATGATAAAGGATATTTCCAAAATGCTTTTGAGGGTGCCGTTAAAATAACAAATGAATTTGAAATTAAGCTTCTTCCAAAAGTTTTAACACCTTATCCTGTTGAAGGCAAAAGGTTAATGACGGCTAGTGAAGTATTAGAAGAAGATGTTTACACATTGCAAAAGGATGGTGCCAATCTTATTTGGTTTATTAGTGCCCATTTTTCAGATTCTGCCTTAAGACTTGCTCATGAAAATACAAATACTTCTTATGGCATTATAGATTCTTTTGGTTATGATGATAATATTTTAATTCCTAAGAATTTTTTAGCTATTAATTTTAAAGCTGAGGAAGGAGCATTTTTAGCTGGTTATCTTGCTGCTAAGATGAGTAAGAGTAATAGGATTGGATTTATGACTGGTGTTAATATTAAATATGTTGAGAGATTTTTAGTCGGCTTTAGAGCAGGGGCTTTTTACGCAGAACCTAAAACAAGAATGATTGTAAAGAGAGTTTTAGACGAATTTAGCGAAGCTTCTGGTAAATCTGTTGCCGAGCATATGTATATTGAGGACGGTGTTGATGTTATTTTTCCTGTAATGGGTCCTGCTGCACTTGGTGTGTTTTCTGCTGCAAAGAAGCTTGGAGCTGGTCATTACGTCATTGGGATTAATAAGGATCAGTCATCTCTTGCACCTGGGCATGTTATTACTTCTGTGCTTAAGGATGTTGGAAAGACAATATATAATTTTTCATTAGATGCTATAAAAAAACACAAATTTAATGGTGGTAGAATAATTGAAGAAGGAGTAAAAGAAGGCGTTATAGATATTGTCAAAGATCCTAATATTATTGGCAATAATTTATTTGATACCATGACAAAGATTCAGACTGAGATAGTTAATGGGCAACTTATTATACCTTCTACTGAACATGAATTTGATTTATTTAAGGCAAGATTATAA